From a single Anabas testudineus chromosome 5, fAnaTes1.2, whole genome shotgun sequence genomic region:
- the LOC113154416 gene encoding inter-alpha-trypsin inhibitor heavy chain H3-like — MSVLRGLLLLWLSACIWLPVRAHDALVISKRNALTQETGAVGTRAMKKRSTNSVEMVEVQSIKVLCTVTSRFAHTVMTSKALNKAKSSQEIFFEVELPKTAFITNFTMEIDGQVHNGEVKEKENAKQEYDQAVSTGQTAGLVKASGRKMETFSVSVSIAAKSSVTFILIYEELLQRKQGQYELLTRVKPKQPVQDFQIVTYIYEPQGISFVEVKKTFQTNDLLPKLKKTVSDTKAFISFSPTSVDGEFIINYDVKRTEILGEVQIVNGYFVHFFAPPDLPRVPKNVVFVIDRSGSMAGEKIQQTRDALASILKDLYEEDHFALIMFDSNIVTWKNSLSKATKENVDKATVSVQQLSTGGATNINDALLGGVSMLVRERQDQKLLERSADMIILLTDGMPNQGETDFAKIQENVRSASGGKMSMFCLGFGNDVDYAFLNVLCRHNKGLARRIFEGSDAASQLKDFYKEVSIPLLLEVDLRYPQSAVDFLTNNHYSQLFNGSEIVVAGQLRNNDRDYFLVEVFAYGPDKDFRMHGEVTVADWGVVYPKQKFNFGDFTERLWAYLTIQQLLEKSDIGTQQERDSISARALNISMRYSFVTPLTSMVVTKPETEEGAHNFLLADKLTEDQRQEEEKDNGFEYDIPPHDHRSIPSYYEYEYYDTFSCSPAVHQFITHLCIYTGLLLSILHAIVCVP; from the exons ATGTCTGTGTTGAGGGGACTCCTGCTCCTGTGGCTTTCTGCCTGTATCTGGCTTCCAGTTCGGGCTCATGATGCTCTGGTCATTTCCAAGAGAAATGCTCTAACACag GAGACTGGAGCTGTGGGCACCAGGGCAATGAAG AAGAGAAGCACAAATTCTGTAGAA ATGGTGGAGGTGCAAAGTATTAAAGTCCTCTGCACAGTGACGTCTCGTTTCGCCCACACCGTCATGACCTCCAAGGCTCTGAACAAAGCAAAGTCCTCCCAGGAAATCTTCTTCGAAGTGGAGCTGCCCAAGACTGCGTTCATCACCAACTTCACCAT GGAAATAGATGGTCAGGTACATAATGGAGAAGtaaaggagaaagagaatgCCAAGCAAGAGTATGACCAGGCTGTTTCCACTGGACAGACAGCTGGACTGGTCAA GGCTTCTGGAAGAAAGATGGAGACCTTTTCAGTGTCTGTCAGCATCGCAGCCAAAAGCAGCGTAACCTTCATTCTGATCTACGAGGAGCTTCTTCAGAGGAAACAAGGCCAATATGAGCTTTTAACTCGAGTTAAACCCAAACAACCTGTGCAAGATTTCCAG ATTGTGACATACATCTACGAGCCTCAGGGGATTTCTTTTGTTGAGGTCAAAAAAACTTTCCAAACCAATGACCTGCTCCCCAAGCTGAAGAAAACTGTTAGTGACACAAAG GCATTCATCTCTTTCTCACCAACATCTGTAGATGGAGAATTCATCATAAATTATGATGTGAAACGAACAGAGATTCTGGGTGAAGTTCAG ATTGTGAATGGATACTTCGTTCACTTCTTTGCTCCCCCTGACCTGCCCAGAGTCCCAAAGAATGTGGTGTTTGTGATTGATAGAAGTGGATCAATGGCTGGAGAAAAGATTCAGCAG ACCCGGGACGCATTGGCCTCCATTCTGAAAGACCTCTACGAGGAAGACCACTTTGCTCTGATAATGTTTGATAGCAACATTGTGACCTGGAAGAACTCTCTCAGCAAAGCAACGAAGGAAAACGTTGACAAAGCCACTGTCTCAGTCCAGCAACTAAGCACTGGAGGAG CCACCAATATCAATGATGCTTTACTGGGGGGAGTGAGCATGCTGGTCAGAGAGAGACAAGATCAGAAGCTTCTAGAGAGAAGTGCAGATATGATTATTTTACTGACTGATGGGATGCCAAACCAAG GGGAAACTGACTTTGCAAAGATCCAGGAGAACGTGCGTTCTGCCAGTGGAGGGAAGATGTCTATGTTTTGCCTTGGATTTGGAAATGATGTGGATTACGCCTTCCTGAATGTCCTCTGCAGACACAACAAAGGACTGGCGCGCAGAATTTTTGAGGGTTCAGATGCAGCTTCTCAACTCAAG GATTTCTACAAAGAAGTGTCCATTCCTCTGCTCTTGGAGGTGGACCTGCGTTATCCTCAAAGTGCAGTGGACTTCTTGACCAACAACCACTACAGTCAGTTGTTTAACGGCTCTGAGATTGTGGTGGCTGGTCAACTGAGAAACAACGATAGGGATTACTTCTTGGTGGAAGTGTTTGCCTACGGG CCTGACAAGGACTTCAGGATGCATGGAGAGGTCACTGTGGCAGACTGGGGTGTGGTCTACCCCAAACAGAAGTTCAACTTTGGGGATTTCACAGAGCGATTATGGGCCTACCTTACCATCCAGCAGCTATTGGAAAAGAG TGACATAGGCACTcagcaggagagagacagtATATCAGCCAGGGCTCTGAACATATCCATGCGGTACAGCTTTGTGACCCCGCTCACCTCCATGGTTGTCACCAAGCCTGAAACTGAGGAAGGAGCCCACAACTTTCTCCTTGCTGATAAACTGACTGAAG ACCAGCgacaggaggaagagaaagacaaTG GGTTTGAATATGACATACCACCGCATGACCACCGCAGCATCCCCAGCTattatgaatatgaatattatgACACCTTCTCCTGCTCACCTGCTGTTCATCAGTTCATCACCCACCTGTGCATATATACTGGTCTGTTATTGTCCATTCTCCATGCAATTGTTTGTGTACCATAG